Below is a genomic region from Rosa chinensis cultivar Old Blush chromosome 5, RchiOBHm-V2, whole genome shotgun sequence.
ATGTTAGTTTGGCAACACCCAGCGCCAGAGCACGAGTTATTATCGACGCTGTCAAGGCTGTTGCATATGGAGATGCACCCGGATCCGGAGAACTTGTCTTCCCCTCGGAAGGCTTGAAAATATGCGACAGTGTCACAGCCAACGGCATAGAACTTGTTTTTGGAATCGGAGATCGTATAAGGAAGAGGCAGCGTGAGCCAATAAGGGGAGTTGGACGGCAAATTGCCCTGGGCTTCATAGCAATCTTCAGCTACCATGTTCAATATTCGCAACTCACCGTCATCAAGGGAAATGTCAGTAACAATGACATTGCCTTTCATCAAATATGCCGTTGGTAGTGGGGTCGTACGGTCGCAATAAATATAGAATTCTTCTCGCAGGTAACAACCCTTTTCCATGCCAAATGGATATGGAACTGTGAGATCGCCGCACTTGTCTGTGCAGTCAGACTTGGCTTGAGCAGGAGCTGCTGTTGTCGTAGTAGTAC
It encodes:
- the LOC112203147 gene encoding wall-associated receptor kinase 2; this encodes MALRLSLVAVLLLLSAASTTTTTAAPAQAKSDCTDKCGDLTVPYPFGMEKGCYLREEFYIYCDRTTPLPTAYLMKGNVIVTDISLDDGELRILNMVAEDCYEAQGNLPSNSPYWLTLPLPYTISDSKNKFYAVGCDTVAYFQAFRGEDKFSGSGCISICNSLDSVDNNSCSGAGCCQTNIPRGLKNTTVVLISVANHTHIWEFNPCSYAFIAEQGKFNFSVAGLKKQDNSYRLPAILSWAIGKDTDSCDEAQKNKEDFACKANSMCVNGSVGYLCRCLPGYEGNPYHPDGCQGGL